One window of the Mycobacterium haemophilum DSM 44634 genome contains the following:
- a CDS encoding ABC transporter ATP-binding protein: MICFDKVSKLFRGGTTALDRLTLEVPNGKLTVFVGSSGSGKTTALRMINRMVDPTSGTITVDGANVAGVDPVKLRLSMGYVIQNAGLMPHQRVIDNVATVPVLRGQSRRAARKAAYEVLERVGLDPRLGARYPGQLSGGEQQRIGVARALAADPPILLMDEPFSAVDPVVRYELQNEILRLQSELRKTIVFVTHDIDEALKLADKVAVFGRGGVLQQFDEPARLLSRPANEFVTKFIGLGRGYRWLQLIDAAGLPLHGIERISANGLADAGSTQLLAGWVLVVDDEGAPLGWIDANGLRRHRAGASLSDSIGAIGSLFHPGGNLSQALDAALSSPTSVGVAVNGEGNVIGGVLATDVLAAVKARRRA, encoded by the coding sequence GTGATCTGCTTCGACAAAGTCAGCAAGTTATTCCGCGGCGGCACCACCGCCTTAGACCGGCTGACCTTGGAGGTCCCAAACGGCAAGTTAACGGTCTTCGTCGGCTCGTCCGGCAGCGGCAAGACCACGGCGCTGCGGATGATCAACCGGATGGTCGACCCGACTTCGGGAACCATAACTGTCGACGGCGCGAACGTGGCCGGTGTCGACCCGGTGAAGCTGCGTCTTTCAATGGGCTACGTCATCCAGAACGCGGGACTAATGCCCCATCAACGAGTGATCGACAACGTCGCGACGGTGCCGGTACTGCGGGGCCAGTCACGTCGGGCCGCTCGCAAAGCCGCCTACGAGGTGCTCGAACGGGTGGGCCTGGATCCCCGGCTGGGCGCTCGCTACCCGGGGCAGCTCTCCGGCGGTGAACAACAACGCATCGGGGTGGCACGCGCGCTGGCCGCTGATCCACCGATCCTGTTGATGGACGAGCCGTTCTCGGCCGTCGACCCCGTGGTTCGTTACGAGCTGCAGAACGAAATATTGCGTCTGCAAAGCGAATTGCGCAAAACCATTGTGTTCGTCACGCACGACATCGACGAGGCACTCAAGCTCGCCGACAAAGTAGCGGTGTTCGGGCGGGGCGGTGTGCTCCAGCAGTTCGACGAACCCGCTCGGCTGCTGTCGCGGCCGGCCAACGAATTTGTGACGAAGTTTATCGGACTCGGCCGTGGCTATCGGTGGTTGCAGCTCATCGACGCGGCTGGACTGCCACTGCACGGTATCGAGCGAATTTCTGCGAACGGCCTCGCCGATGCTGGAAGCACTCAACTTCTGGCCGGTTGGGTGCTAGTCGTCGACGACGAGGGCGCGCCGTTGGGCTGGATCGACGCCAACGGCCTGCGGCGGCACCGTGCCGGCGCGTCGCTGTCCGACAGCATCGGTGCCATCGGTTCGCTGTTCCATCCGGGCGGGAATCTAAGCCAGGCGCTGGATGCGGCGCTGTCCTCGCCGACATCGGTGGGCGTCGCGGTTAACGGCGAAGGCAACGTCATCGGCGGCGTATTGGCCACCGATGTGCTGGCCGCAGTCAAAGCCCGGCGCCGAGCCTGA
- a CDS encoding ABC transporter permease, whose amino-acid sequence MNFVAQAVSYLLTADNWTGPVGLAARTLEHLEYTAVAVGASALLAVPIGLLIGHTGRGTLLVVGTVNGLRALPTLGVLLLGVLLFGLGPGPPLVALMLLGVPSLLAGSYAGVANVDPTVVDAARAMGMTEAQVLLRVEVPNALPLMLGGLRSATLQVVATATVAAYASLGGLGGYLIDGIKIRQFHLALVGALMVAALALILDVLLALAVWVSVPGTGRLRKRIGRRERTLADKRAAVRGHVLR is encoded by the coding sequence ATGAACTTTGTGGCACAGGCGGTGTCCTATCTGCTGACCGCCGACAACTGGACCGGTCCAGTCGGGCTGGCCGCGCGCACCTTGGAGCATTTGGAGTACACCGCGGTGGCGGTGGGGGCGTCGGCGCTACTCGCTGTCCCAATCGGGCTGCTTATCGGCCACACCGGCCGCGGCACCCTGCTGGTGGTGGGCACGGTCAACGGACTGCGCGCCCTACCGACGCTGGGAGTGCTGCTGCTGGGGGTGCTGCTGTTCGGTCTGGGCCCGGGCCCGCCGCTGGTCGCCCTGATGCTACTGGGCGTCCCGTCACTGCTCGCCGGGAGCTACGCGGGCGTCGCCAATGTCGACCCGACGGTGGTCGATGCCGCCCGCGCGATGGGCATGACGGAGGCCCAGGTGCTGCTGCGGGTCGAGGTACCTAACGCGCTGCCGCTGATGCTGGGCGGGCTGCGCAGCGCGACGCTGCAGGTCGTGGCCACCGCGACAGTGGCCGCCTACGCGAGCCTTGGCGGGTTAGGTGGTTATCTGATCGACGGGATCAAAATCCGCCAATTTCACCTCGCCCTGGTCGGTGCGCTGATGGTCGCCGCGTTGGCGCTGATCCTTGACGTACTACTAGCGTTGGCGGTGTGGGTGTCGGTGCCCGGCACCGGCCGACTACGTAAACGCATTGGTCGGCGAGAGCGCACACTTGCCGACAAGCGCGCCGCGGTGCGTGGACACGTTTTACGGTAG
- a CDS encoding tRNA adenosine deaminase-associated protein — protein sequence MGAQRASAKGPAPDTPDGFGVAVVREEGQWRCSAMAAKSLTSLTAAETELRELRSAGAVFGLLDVDDEFFVILRPAPSGTRLLLSDATAALDYDIAAEVLDNLDAEIDPEDLEDADPFEEGDLGLLSDVGLPEAVLGVILDQTDLYADEQLGRIAREMGFAEQLSAVIDRLGR from the coding sequence ATGGGAGCACAACGGGCGTCGGCGAAAGGCCCGGCGCCGGACACGCCGGACGGTTTCGGCGTTGCGGTGGTGCGAGAAGAGGGCCAGTGGCGCTGTTCTGCGATGGCCGCCAAGTCGCTGACGAGCCTGACGGCAGCCGAGACCGAACTGCGTGAGCTGCGGAGTGCGGGAGCAGTCTTTGGTCTCCTGGACGTCGACGACGAATTCTTTGTCATCCTGCGCCCGGCACCGTCCGGGACCAGGTTGCTGCTGTCGGACGCCACCGCTGCGCTGGACTACGACATCGCCGCCGAAGTTTTGGACAACTTAGACGCCGAAATCGATCCCGAGGACCTCGAAGATGCGGACCCCTTTGAGGAAGGCGACTTGGGATTGCTGTCCGATGTGGGGCTACCGGAGGCGGTGCTGGGGGTCATCCTCGATCAGACCGACCTGTACGCCGACGAGCAACTGGGCCGCATCGCCCGTGAGATGGGCTTCGCCGAGCAGCTGTCGGCGGTGATCGACCGCCTCGGTCGGTGA
- a CDS encoding ABC transporter permease — translation MHYLLTHLDDAWALAVVHLRLSLVPVLLGLVIAVPLGVLVQRAPIPRRLTTATASVVFTIPSLALFVALPMIIGTRILDEANVMVALTAYTAALLVRAVLEALDAVPAQVRDAATAVGYSPISRMLKVELPLSLPVLIAELRVVVVTNIAMVSVGSVIGIGSLGTWFTAGYQTNKSDQILAGIIALFVLAIAIDALIDIAGRLVTPWERATRTARRRRSVVAPIVGGAR, via the coding sequence ATGCACTATCTGCTTACCCATCTCGACGACGCGTGGGCGCTGGCGGTGGTGCACCTGCGGCTGTCGTTAGTCCCGGTGCTGCTCGGGCTGGTGATCGCGGTGCCCCTAGGGGTGCTAGTGCAGCGCGCGCCGATTCCTCGACGACTGACAACGGCAACCGCCAGCGTCGTGTTCACCATCCCGTCGCTGGCACTATTCGTCGCCTTGCCAATGATCATCGGAACCCGAATCCTCGACGAGGCCAACGTAATGGTTGCGCTGACCGCCTACACTGCGGCGCTGCTGGTGCGTGCGGTGCTCGAAGCACTGGACGCAGTGCCCGCTCAGGTGCGGGACGCTGCCACCGCCGTCGGCTACTCGCCAATCAGCCGGATGCTGAAAGTCGAGCTGCCGCTGTCTCTTCCGGTGTTGATCGCCGAGTTGCGCGTGGTCGTGGTGACCAATATTGCGATGGTCTCAGTGGGTTCGGTGATCGGCATCGGAAGTTTGGGTACTTGGTTCACCGCGGGCTATCAAACCAACAAGAGCGATCAGATCCTTGCCGGCATCATCGCGCTGTTCGTGCTTGCGATCGCTATCGACGCGCTCATCGATATCGCCGGCCGGTTAGTCACGCCCTGGGAGCGTGCTACGCGCACCGCCCGTCGGCGGCGCTCAGTGGTGGCCCCGATCGTGGGCGGCGCGCGATGA
- a CDS encoding prephenate dehydrogenase has protein sequence MCVLGLGLIGGSIMRATAATGREVFGYNRSVEGAQGARSDGFDATTELADALARAADTDALIVLAVPMPALPTMLAHIRELAPNCPLTDVTSVKTAVLDSVASAGLLARFVGGHPMTGTAQSGWGAGHGGLFIRAPWVVSVDDHVDPEVWSMVMTLALDCGALVVPAKSDEHDAAAAVISHLPHLLAEALAVAAAEVPLAFAVAAGSFRDATRVAGTAPDLVRAMCEGNSGQLLPAADRVIELLCRARDSLACNNSVAELAEAGHAARTRYDSFPRSDIVTVVIGAENWREELAAAGRAGGVIRSALPSLDSPR, from the coding sequence GTGTGCGTGCTTGGGCTGGGATTGATCGGCGGGTCGATCATGCGGGCCACGGCGGCGACCGGTCGTGAGGTCTTCGGCTACAACCGCTCAGTGGAAGGCGCACAGGGCGCCCGCTCCGACGGTTTTGACGCCACCACCGAACTCGCTGACGCGTTGGCTCGTGCCGCGGACACCGACGCGTTGATCGTGCTGGCCGTACCGATGCCGGCATTGCCGACCATGCTCGCCCACATTCGCGAATTGGCGCCTAACTGTCCGCTCACTGATGTCACCAGCGTCAAAACCGCGGTGCTGGACTCGGTTGCTTCGGCTGGTCTGCTGGCCCGCTTCGTCGGTGGTCACCCGATGACCGGTACCGCGCAATCGGGTTGGGGCGCCGGGCATGGCGGGTTGTTCATCAGGGCTCCCTGGGTGGTCAGCGTGGACGACCATGTGGACCCCGAGGTGTGGTCGATGGTGATGACGTTGGCGTTGGACTGCGGAGCGCTGGTAGTACCGGCAAAATCCGACGAGCACGATGCCGCTGCGGCCGTTATCTCGCATCTGCCGCACCTGCTCGCTGAGGCGCTGGCCGTCGCCGCCGCTGAGGTTCCGCTGGCGTTCGCGGTGGCGGCAGGATCGTTTCGTGACGCCACCCGGGTGGCCGGAACCGCCCCGGACCTGGTGCGTGCGATGTGCGAGGGAAACTCCGGCCAACTGCTGCCGGCCGCCGACCGGGTCATCGAGTTGCTCTGCCGTGCCCGCGACTCCCTGGCCTGCAACAATTCGGTGGCCGAACTCGCCGAAGCGGGCCACGCCGCGCGCACGCGTTACGACAGTTTCCCGCGCTCCGATATCGTCACTGTCGTCATCGGCGCGGAGAATTGGCGCGAGGAACTGGCGGCCGCGGGCCGGGCAGGTGGGGTGATCAGATCCGCTCTGCCAAGCCTGGATAGTCCACGATGA
- a CDS encoding putative glycolipid-binding domain-containing protein, which translates to MTAAPSDPTRPPWPAILTWRAQDVSRMESVRVQLSGKRIRANGRIVAAATATNPAFGAFYEVQTDETGATKRFGLTVTLAERERQLAIARDEENMWLVTDHQGQKRGAFEGALDVDVVFSPFFNALPIRRLGLHEQAAAITLPMVYVRVPEMSVAADTVSYTSSGRLDGIKLRSPVANTIVSVDADGFIVDYPGLAERI; encoded by the coding sequence ATGACCGCAGCACCCTCTGATCCGACGCGGCCCCCCTGGCCGGCGATATTGACCTGGCGCGCACAGGATGTCTCGCGCATGGAATCGGTGCGAGTGCAGTTGTCCGGCAAGCGCATTAGGGCTAATGGCCGTATCGTCGCGGCGGCCACCGCAACCAACCCAGCGTTCGGCGCCTTCTACGAAGTGCAGACTGACGAGACCGGCGCCACCAAGCGGTTCGGGTTGACCGTCACGCTAGCCGAGCGGGAACGTCAGCTTGCTATCGCCCGGGACGAGGAAAACATGTGGTTGGTGACCGACCATCAGGGGCAAAAGCGCGGGGCATTTGAGGGCGCGCTCGACGTCGACGTGGTGTTTAGTCCGTTCTTCAACGCCCTGCCGATCCGCCGGCTCGGCCTACACGAACAGGCGGCCGCAATCACGTTGCCGATGGTCTATGTGCGGGTGCCGGAGATGTCGGTCGCAGCCGACACCGTGAGCTACACCAGCTCGGGACGCCTGGACGGAATCAAGTTGCGTTCACCGGTCGCGAACACCATCGTCAGCGTCGACGCCGACGGATTCATCGTGGACTATCCAGGCTTGGCAGAGCGGATCTGA
- a CDS encoding NYN domain-containing protein, whose protein sequence is MKVGVYVDAFNLYYGMRGHCGRGTAGWRWLDIRALAADLCRWHGAAVERIVYCTAYVDQTDNLGAFADQSVYIKALREHGSIDVLELGYYVAWPKRLPLAEELPDGRAKLVVPSGAETWKGLPITRVTNANDDVFMVTVRNREEKGSDVNVATHLLADIFRGDVEAAIVISNDSDLALPLSIARSMVPVGTVNPGAKPLAGALKGDRNEGPGHHWWRKLCDQDYYNHQMPNPVGPFYRPIGW, encoded by the coding sequence GTGAAAGTTGGCGTCTATGTTGACGCGTTCAACCTCTACTACGGCATGCGGGGACACTGTGGCCGCGGGACGGCGGGCTGGCGCTGGCTAGACATACGGGCGTTAGCCGCCGATCTTTGCCGATGGCACGGCGCCGCAGTTGAACGCATCGTGTACTGCACTGCTTACGTTGACCAGACTGATAATCTCGGGGCTTTTGCAGACCAATCCGTCTACATCAAGGCGCTCCGCGAGCACGGTTCTATCGATGTCTTGGAGCTGGGCTACTACGTGGCTTGGCCGAAGAGGTTGCCACTCGCTGAGGAGCTACCCGATGGTCGCGCCAAATTGGTTGTGCCGTCAGGCGCCGAGACCTGGAAGGGCCTCCCGATCACCAGGGTCACTAACGCGAACGACGATGTGTTCATGGTGACGGTTCGAAACCGTGAGGAGAAAGGCTCCGACGTTAACGTCGCGACACATCTTCTTGCTGACATCTTTCGCGGTGATGTCGAGGCCGCAATCGTCATCTCAAATGACTCTGATCTCGCTCTGCCCCTGTCGATTGCGCGGTCGATGGTTCCGGTCGGGACGGTGAACCCGGGCGCTAAACCTCTCGCGGGTGCCCTCAAAGGCGACCGAAATGAAGGGCCTGGCCACCATTGGTGGCGAAAGCTATGCGACCAGGACTATTACAACCACCAGATGCCCAATCCTGTGGGCCCGTTCTACCGACCCATCGGCTGGTAG
- a CDS encoding nucleoside deaminase, which yields MTTDEDLIRAALRVAATAGPRDVPIGAVVLGADGTELARAVNAREALGDPTAHAEILAMRTAAGVLGDGWRLEGTTLAVTVEPCTMCAGALVLARIERLVFGAWEPKTGAVGSLWDVVRDRRLNHRPAVRGGVLAQECAAPLEAFFARQRLG from the coding sequence GTGACCACTGACGAAGATTTGATCCGTGCTGCACTGAGGGTCGCCGCGACGGCGGGGCCGCGCGATGTACCGATTGGGGCGGTGGTCCTCGGCGCCGATGGAACCGAACTCGCCCGGGCGGTAAATGCCCGTGAGGCCCTTGGTGATCCCACCGCGCACGCCGAGATCTTGGCAATGCGGACGGCGGCCGGTGTGCTCGGTGACGGGTGGCGGTTGGAGGGGACCACGCTGGCGGTCACCGTCGAACCGTGCACCATGTGCGCGGGTGCGCTGGTCCTGGCACGTATCGAGCGGCTGGTGTTCGGGGCCTGGGAACCCAAGACCGGAGCGGTCGGATCGCTGTGGGATGTGGTCCGCGACCGCCGGCTCAACCATCGCCCGGCAGTGCGCGGCGGAGTGCTTGCTCAGGAGTGCGCGGCACCACTGGAGGCATTCTTCGCCCGCCAGCGATTGGGGTGA